ATTCAACATCGTAAAAGGCTTTGAAGTCGAACTTCGCTTCTTTTGCATTCGTCAAATCGAACTCTGGTGAAGTCATCGACGTATGAAGATCGTCACCTTTCGTACTGTAGTAATACTTCTTACCGTAAGCCGGCGTGATACCTTTTACCGGTTTTTTTGGTAAGTTGACTTTGATGATACCTGGATTTTTTGATTTCGTTACACTCTGGTCGAGGTACGATGCCGTTCCTGCCTTAGTAAGTGAATCAAAATCAATCTGTTGGATGTTCGCCCAGTTTCCACCCATCACATTTTGGAAGAACTCTTTGTTTTGTGGCGAGAAACTTGTCGGCTCTGTTCCGGCGATGTTACCATTCCAGCTACCACCACTCATGATCGACCATGAAGCGACCGGTTCACCTTGACCTGTATACTGTGTATCGTACTCATCAGGAAGTCCTAGATCATGACCAAATTCGTGCGCGAAGACACCGACCGCGCCATCTTCTGGTTGAACTGTGTAATCATAAGCAGCCATTTTTCCGCCCCAGTAATTGACGCTTGCCGTCGTATCCGCTACAGGATACACGCTACCAAGTGTCCAGCGGTGTGACCAGATCGCGTCGTCACCGAGCTTACCGCCGCCTGCTTCTTGTCCTGTACCAGCATGAATGATCATCAAGTGATCGACGAGACCATCTGGCTCATTCAAGTCGCCATCGCCGTCCATATCGTACTGGTCGAACTTATCGTAATCGGCTAAGTTAATGCCGGCTTTAACAGCTGCATTCAAGGAATCCTTGACGAGACCGCGTGGGCCTTTTGCGCCAGGAAGGTTATCATTTCCACTCACAGGACTGTCAGCACCATAATCTTTAGCTGTTCCAGGAACAGTCAACCAATTGGACACCGTACCATCTACCGAATAACTACCACCTGATTGTTCTTCATAATATTGCTTGAACGTCTTTACTTTGTCTCCGTTGAAGAGTTCGAACTCTTGATCACCAAACATTAAATCTTGATAATGTTTTTGGTTGAAGTCATCCGAATACATATATCCAGGCTCTTGAACGACATTATTGTGCTTGAAGTCGCTGTACTCGACGAGGAGGACGAGGACTTTATCCGTTCGTGTAGCACCGTTATAGGCTGCCTGTTTTGCTTTATCAACTTTGACGAAGCCATTCGGATTGCCTTTTTTGTAGTTGTCGTGTTTTTTCTTCAATTGTTTAGCAAGTTGTTCCTTTTGTTTTGTTAAGAAGTCTTTTGTTTTCTTATCAAACGCTGCTTCTTTATTTGATTCATGATCGTGGTCATGATCGACGGCCGGTTTTCCATTCGCCTTTTTATCTAGATACTTTTGAACGGCTTTTTGTTTTGCTTCTGCTGAAGCTGCTTTTGAGATGACCCCACGTTTTTCAAGCACTTTTGCTAATCGATCCTGATCGACCGTGTTCAAGTCCATCGGTGCACCAGGTGCTACTTTTTCTGCTGCTTGTACGGACGTTACCTGCCCACCAGGTAAGACCGGACCAACAGCAAAAGCAGCTGCCGTAATTCCAGATAGAACGGCTAGGCTAAGCTTTTTCTTTTTTCCCACGTGAATTGACCCCCTATGTAGTAGTGAAAAGCATGTGATTACTATACTTTTCTGAATATTCAAATCATAGATTATTTTATTTCGTTAATCAATTGCTTTTAAGACAATTAGTGCTTTGTAACCATACCTATTTTTAGGTAGTAATTTTAAATGATTTTCAAAGGATTCTTTCACCTCTTTTTCAAAAAAATACGCTTCTCTCATTTTAGAAAACGTTACGCTGAAGGCACTCTGATTACCATAAGGAGGATCCAATGAGCCCTTTACAACATTTTGAACGTCATTTACTTAGAAACTATCTGATTGGTTCATTCGTCGCTGTCTTCGGCGTCGGTTGCCTATTTATTTTCGAGACGCTTACCTTCACCGGAATAGAACAATTGATTTTAATCGGTATCATGGCTGCGTCCGTCAGCCTGATGTTTTCACTGGAATACATGCTCTACTCCCGACATGTCGCTTCCTTACGCCGCTTTTTCAAAAACGATATTCCTTCTCTCGTCTCGTTTCAAGAGGCCTATCAAACGACACATCGTTTTCCGATACTGACTGTAAAGCGCATCATGGGACCACACTTTTTAGGTCTTTCCGTTCCTGCTTCACTTCTGACAGCCCTGGCGATCTCTCAAGGGTGGTTACAGATGCCGTACTATTTAATTGGTCTTGCTTGTTTTGGTGCGGTCCTCGTCGCCATCCTTCATGCTTTAATTGAGTTTTTTCTTACTTATCGTGTTACCGAACGCATGCTACTTACGTTAGAAAAATACGCGTTCGAACACGAATTTGATTTTCCTGAAAAAACGACGGTCGTCACGCTAAAGCAAAAAATGCTGATCAGTACACTGATCATCGGTGTTTTTCCCGTCATGCTGTTCGTTCTCGCCTCTGCTGTCCAGTTAACGGAAAATGAAAGTCTTCGCTCTTACTGGAGTTGGGCGACACTCATTTTAATCGTCATCTTATCCGTTGCGACGTTTTGTAGTCTTCTTCTGTATGAAAATATTCGCAAACCGATCGTCACCCTGCAACAAGGGATTCAAGATGTCGAAAGCAATCGACTCGTCTCGTTACCGAATCCCTATTCGGACGAGTTCTCCCACCTCGTTTCTGGTTTTAACTTGATGATGGAAGGTATCAAAAAGCGTGATGCGGAAAACGAACAGTTACTAGATAGTTTGTTCACCTTGTTTGCCGCGACATTAGATGCCCGCGATCCTTACACAGCCGGTCATTCCGTTCGTGTCGCTGCCTATTCAGTCGAAATCGCTACCGCTGCCAATCTATCGAACGAACAAATCGAACTATTACGTAAATCAGCGCTGTTGCATGACATCGGGAAAATTGGGATTCGAGACGATGTGTTATTGAAAGAAGGACGCCTCACCGATGAAGAATTTCATGCCATTCAGCAACATCCAGTGATCGGCGTGCACATTCTATCGCAAGTTCAGCTTCCAAAGACGTTACAACCGATTCTTCCTGGGGTAAAGTACCATCACGAACGCTACGACGGAAAGGGGTATCCGGAAGGTCTTATAGGAGAGGACATCCCACTCTTTGGTCGAATCATGGCGATTGCCGATGCCTATGATGCGATGACATCCGATCGTCCTTATCGAAAAGGAATGCCAGTGGAAAAAGCTTTATCCATCTTGGAAGAGGGCATGGGTACACAGTGGGACGCCACCTTTACGCGTCTTTTTCTAGACTTGAAACGTTCGCCGATCGAAGACGTGTCATAAGTACGGAAAGGAGTTTCTCATGCATCCTAAAATCGTGGAACGTCATGAATTTTATTTTGTCGGTCTTGGACTGACATGTGAAGAAAACGAACTGCATACGTTGATGCCGGAACTCTGGCGTGAATTTTCAAGACGTTCGCATGAGATTCCTGCGAAACCAGATAGCTATCCGCTCGATATCTCACTCGAACGAAACGGAACCAAATACTCGCAATGTGTCGGGTATCCTGTTGCATCACTCGACGGTATTCCAAAAGGAATGAAAGGTCACCGGATCCCTGCTGCGCGTTATGTCTTTTGGAAACATGAAGGACCCGATATCGAAATTTGGAAGTCATTCGAAAAGATTCAACGCTTTGCCTCAAAACAAGGGATTGAACTTGATCCTCATGACTTTAAGATTGATGAGACACGAGACGATGTCCATCATCTCTACCAAAGGATTCGATGAACCATTCTCTTGAATGGTTCTTTTTTTGCGTTGAAATATCTTTCACACTTAATATTTCAGTACAGGTACTACGGACTATATTCAGAAAATTCGATTTAATTCGAATGACTTATTCTCGCTTCTCTAATTCTTTGGCATAGTTAGACTCAACCCAAACAAGGAGGCGATTTATTTTGAAAAAGTTTCTCGCTACATCGCTTGTCGCAAGTGTACTTGTTGTTCCTACGGTCGTAGGTGCAGAAGGTCTTCAAGCTGGTAAACTCACGAAAGCTTCGTCAGAACCAGCTGCAACGATCGTTAAAGATTTCGTGAACAAAAAAGGTGACTTTGCTGTTCAGAACGTCGAAAAAGACGGATCTTCACAGATCGTACGTCTCCAACAAGAAGTGGATGGCGTCCCTGTCTTTGGTAGTGTCGTCGTCGGGAACGTCGCGAAAGACGGTACTTTGAAAGCAGTCGTAAACGATGCGATCAACGTCAAAGGAAAACCAGGTCTCGCGAAAAAAGCAACGCTCTCTGAAAAGAAAGCGATCAAACTTTATCAAAAAGCAATCAAGGCTTCTAAATTCGAAGTCGCTCCAAAAGCAGAACTCGTCATCTATCCAGTAAAAGATGATGCTGTCTATGCATACAAAGTCACATCGACTGTCCTCGCTGGCAAAGAGCCATCACGTTGGACATACTTCATCGATGCGAACTCAGGTAAAGTACTTAACAAGTTCGACCAACTCGCTCACGCAACAGGTACGACAGTACTTGGCACAAGCGCAACATTCAACACGACGTTGAGTGCTGGGAAATACTATCTTCAAGATACGACGCGCGGAAAAGGTGTCTACACATACGACGCGAAAAACCGGACATCACTTCCGGGAACACTCTGGGCAGATGCAGATAACGTCTTCAACGCAACATATGACCGCGCTGCTGTCAGTGCACACGTCAACGCTGCAAAAACATATGACTTCTATAAAAACACATATGGTCGTAACAGTTACGATAACGCTGGTGCACGCTTGAACTCAACGGTCCACTATTCAACGAACTACAACAACGCATTCTGGGATGGCACGAAGATGGTCTATGGTGACGGAGATGGCACGACATTCGTCGCACTCTCAGGCGCACTTGACGTCGTCGCTCACGAATTGACGCACGCTGTCACAGAATACACAGCTGGTCTCGTGTATCAAAACGAATCTGGTGCGATCAACGAAGCCGTTTCAGATATCATGGGTACAGTAGCTGAATATACAGTTGGATCGAACTTCGACTGGCTCGTAGGAGAAGACATCTACACACCTGGAGTCAGCGGTGACGCCCTCCGTTCGATGTCTAACCCAGCTGCTTACGGCGATCCAGATCACTACTCTAAACGTTACACAGGTACACAAGATAACGGTGGTGTCCACATCAACTCTGGTATCATCAACAAAGCGGCTTACCTCCTCGGTAACGGTGGAACGTTCTACAACGTATCTGTCACAGGAATCGGCGTACCGAAACTCGGTGCGATCTACTACCGTGCTCTCAACGTGTACTTGACTCCGAACTCGAACTTCAGCTCACTCCGTGCAGCAGTCGTTCAATCGGCGAAAGACCTTTATGGTTCAACAAGTGCAGAAGCAACAGCTGCAGCAAAATCATTTGATGCAGTAGGCGTCTACTAAGAAAATCTCCTCCCAAAGGATTTTCATATTTCCTCCCGAGTGTCGGACTCGGGAGGTTTTTTGCGCAAAAAAGGACGGATTCGCTTCAAGCGAATCCGCCGTTCATTCATTCTTGTCCAGGATCACGCGCAAGACGTAAACGCATCTTTCCGTTATCCGGGAACACTTTTAGTTGTAAGGATTCTCCTTCGTACCACGTACCGTAGCTCGTATCGACGACGGGTTCACCCAGTGTCGATAATCCACCAGTCGAAGCATTCGTCCAGTCGATCGCTTCAATGATTCCATCCGAAACGACGAGCAGATATCCAGCATTCGAGAAGTAATACGTATTGACAGCATCCTGTTGTGTATTCCCGACAGCACCATACTTCGCTTCGAATTCAGCGATCGGTTTTCCGAGATATTGCTCCGGCTTGTCGATCGGTTGGTTGGCGACTGCTTGCGAGAGCGCCGCAAGAACGGCTTCGTCTGACGTCCCTTTTGGTGCTTCCAAACGAACATCACTTTCCGGTAAGTATCCTTCGATGCTGTCATTGAGTTTGAGATGGACCATGCCGTCCTTCGCATCCAGTACCTCATAGACATCACCTAAATCTGCTTTGTAGATGACACTACTACGACTCGCATCGCCGTAGACGTTCGCAAACGGACGCGTTACCCAAGCCGCTTGCGCATACTCTGCTGCTTTTTTCTTTGATTTCTTCTTTTCTTTTTTCGCTTCTTTTTTATCATCCGTTGTTGCTGTTTCTTTTTTCGACTCATCGTTTTTCGTTGCTTGATCCGTCGTTTTCGGCTTCTCGAGTGTTGATGTTGCTTGAGAAGCATCGTTATTCGTCAACATATACAACCAACCACCGACGATGAATAATGTCGCGAGAATACCACCAAAGGCAATCCCTCGACGATTTCGTTTTTGTTTCCGTCTTTCTTGTCGAGACTGTCGTTCTTGTTCTTGTTGGTGTTCACTCATGTATGGTTCCTCCTGAAAAAGTCGACACAGTTTTTCCCCACTATACCACCAATGTTTACTCGAAAGATTTAAATTTCGATGACAGTTCGACCACGATGACGTGAAGTCAGCAAGGCTTCTGCGATTTCAGGTAAATCGTTTAGTGTTTTGACATCGACTTCTGACGCAAGATCGACCTGCCAGTCACTCGCTAAACGTTGCCATAGCTCTTCACGATAGGCGATTGGTGTTTGTACCGCATCGATTCCAATCAAGCGGACGCCACGTAGGATGAACGGATAGACTGTCAACGTCATTTCTGCCCCACCGACGTTCCCACACGTCGTGACGACACCACTATATTGTACGAAGCGAATGACGGACGCGAGCAATGGTCCTCCTACCGTATCTATGACACCAGCATATGTTCCTTTTTTTAATGGACGGACCGTTTCGTCTAAGAACGTAGTGCGGTCTAACACCTCAGCCACACCCTTTTTTAGCAGCCGTTCTTGTTCTGCGCGTTTACCGGTCACGGCGTGTACCGTATAGCCTAAGCGAATGAGTAAGGCGATCGTAATCGTACCAACACCGCCCGTCGCACCTGTTACAAGAATCGGTCCTGCATCCTTCGAGACGATTCGTGACAATTCATCAACCGATTGCGCCGCCGTCAATCCTGCCGTTCCGTATTGCATCGCTTCTAACGGACGGATTGTTTCCGGGAGTGGCGTTACCCAATCGGCCGGCACACGTATGTATTCTTGAAATCCGCCTGAAGTGTTCATCCCGAAATCAAAGCCATTGACAACGACGGCTTGACCCGTTTGAAAACGTTCATCTGTCGTCTGCTCGATGTATCCTGCTGCATCAACGCCTGGTGTATGCGGATAGGATTTTGTCACCCCTCGATTACCCGACATCGATAAAGCATCCTTATAGTTGACACATGAGTGCGTGACACGAATCAGGACGTCTCCCTCCGGTAAATCGTCGACACGTTTCGTCTCGATTGTTCCCTTATACGATCCGTCCACTTCTCGTACGACGAAGGCTGAAAAAGTGTGTTCCATGATTTCTCTCCTTTCTCTTGTGCTTCTCTATACCCTGTTGTTTCCATCGACACACTAAAAATCCCTGCCGTTTCTCAAAGAAACGGCAGGGATCGGGGACGGAAAAAGCATCAGGGTTCCATAGGTGGTCAAAGGTAACAGGTCAATCTGTCAATGGTTCATGGTCATCGGTTTGCCGTCGCCATTTCTTCTCCACAGAGGAAAATTGAGGTCCGTCCCCTCCCCTTGACGTGGAGTCTCACCACGCCAAGGAGCTACATGTAACGTCCACCATCAAAATCGATCGTCGTCTGGTAGTTCGCGGCATTAATCGCATTTGATACTTTGTGCGCTTGTCGCTCCACTTCCTCCGCTTTTAGGCGATAAGTATCGGGATCGAATAAGGCATGGCGAATGACCGTCGTCCCTTCGAATCCATATTGGAACTCGCGTTTCGGTCGACTTGCAAGCATCTGGTAATTTTGTGCTTTCGCTCGTAATTGGGTAGCCCATTCGATTGCTTCGACGAGCGGCATTTCTCCTTCATCTGTCACGATCACAGTGTTTAGATTCGCTGAATAGACGAGACGATCCAAGACTCGCATATCGTGACGCACGATGTCCATCGCGGCTTCGACGTCGATTAAAGTCCGTCCTTGTTGCGCGGGGAGTGCTTCTCCCTTTTCTAAATCAATGAACGCGACGCGATCCATTTCTTCGATTAGCTGATCGAGTTGCTTCCTCAAAATACTCTTTAGTTTCACGGCATCTGCTAGGTACATCATCATCTCCCCTTTCCTGTTCCATTTACGTCATTCCTTTCAAAAGGTTTCAATCAAATTGATGGACGAAGGCACCAAATTCTCCCTGAATCGTTTGCTTGTCCATCTCCGATATCGTAGCAGTTCGTTCTGTGTAGCGTTCTAAGAGGTAGGCTTTTATTAGGATATGTGACGGTTTGAATCCGATCCGCAGGCACCATTCCTGAAGTGTTTCTGTATCATGTCGTCGTGAGCGGGTCGGGAGTATGTGATTGAACTGAATGAGTTGTTTGCGAATCCAGGCATCTGGTAGCTCGACCGGATTCTCAGTTAAAACAAAGTCGTTGGATAAGGGCTGTAACGGGATGTCGGCTCTTATCGATTCCTCGTCCTGCTTCTTGGTCTTTCGACGTTTTCGCCAAACGATATAACCTATTATGACTAGAGGTAAAACAAGCAGGCTCATCAGTAACATCGATGAGGACGATCCCCCTTTTTCGTTCGTACCTCGCTTAGCATTTTCAACCCCTACAACGATGAGCTTATTCTTTTTCTTTTTCGGTTTGAGGTCTTTCTGTTTCTTTGGCTTTTCATTCGTGTCCCAAACACATAGATCTTCATCGTTCTTCATTTGCTTTTTAGGCAACCACGAAAGAAACGGAATATTTAACAGCTTGCCGTTTCTATTGCAGTTCGGTTTACACGATCCATTCGTTTCGACCACAGACGTCTGAACCGCTTTTGGCTTCAGTGCTTGAACAGCCGCTTCTGTCAGTGGCTTACCAATCCCTAAGATTAGCAAAATCAGTCCGATACCCGTTATGAGTCGTTTGCGAAGTGACATCAGAAGACCCCCTTTTAACATCCATTATAATCCATTTAAGAATTTTACATGTATTTTTATGGATGTATCGAAACGAGGAATGATTGTGTAAGGAGAGGGGAAAAGGTAGACAGACCTATTCAGAGAGGGGAACCATTTCATGTTAAAACTCGATCACACGCATGATCCGTATCAAAATGCGGCGTTGATTCAGGAATATGTTGAAACGTCAACCAACGAACAAGCAGTTCGACAAGCGGAACAACTGCTACATGATAGTCCATTCATCGCACCACGACGTGATCCTAATCTTAGTCGGACACTTCGTTCGATGATCTCACCATTATTTTTGACGAATCGTGATAAACATATTCTACCGCTGACACCGGCTTTTGTAACGCCACGCGATGAGATTCGACCAAGTTGGTTCGGCCGGCTCAATCATGAGTTCGAACATTTGATCAGCGATGTCGAAACCGTCGATGTCACTGACTTTGGAGCAGTCGGTGATGGACAAACGGATGATACACAAGCATTCATCGACGCACTCGGTGATGGACATCGACAAGTCCATGTCCCAGCCGGTACGTACATCGTTCGGGGAATTCGTTTGCCTAGTTATACGATCTTAACAGGAGCCGGCAAAGGGAAAACGATTTTAAAGATGCACGATGACGCACCCAAAGGTCGTCGTCTCGTGACGAACCAAAATTATCTTCTCGGCAATCATCACCTACTCGTCGAGAAAATGACACTTGACTGGAACATTAAGCGCATCGGTGACGCGAAAAAAAGTAGCACATGGGGCAATCACTCCAGTTGTCTTACGTATGCGCATGTCACCTATGGCTGGGTCTTTGATGTCGAGGCCGTCAACCCGGGACTTCACTGTTTTGATATCTCGACACCGTATTACAATTACAATGGAGACGGAGCTCGAGCAAATTTAAGTAGTTCATTCATCTGGTTCGATGGATTGACCGGTTCTGGATTCGGAGATGACGGGATTACGACGCATCATAGTGATCACCTCTTCATCTCGAACTGTTTCATGCATGATCCAAGTGGACGTGCCCATGCAGAAGGCTTCTCCAATTCAAATGGAATCGAGATCGATGATGGATCACGCGACGTCTGGTTGTTCAACAACGCAACAAGTCGTTGTTTCGGTGGACTTGAGATTAAGGCACATGCGACCTCTTCTGCTGCCTCGACCGTCAAAATCGTCGGACACCTATCGATTGATGATCATCGCGCCTTTAACTTCCGACACATCGGACATCATCAAGCAACTGATCCGACGTCTCAGACGGCTTATAATATCATCGCAACGCGTTTGATCGCTCAGACACCTCAATATACGGAGCTATATGCGAATTCAAAACCGCGCGCACTCGTCGTTTCTGCTTATCGTAATGTCGTCATTCATGATTTCACGGTGCTCGGTGATCCGTATTATGACTATCAAGAACAACCGATGATTGGGATTCAATATAAGGCACGGAACGTCACGATCAGTCAGTTGAAGATGAGCGGATTCCGTCAAGCGAAAACAGACATCCAAATCTTTGGTGGAGAAAACGGGGCTGAAGACGTGCGCCTTCGTGATATCCGCATTGAAGATTCCGCCAAACATGGGATTACGATCGGTCCAGACATCACTCACGTCAAGCTGACGAACGTAGCACTAAAAGGAGACGGAACAGTCGGTTTGAACGCTAAATCGGAACCGGAAATGGAACGATTCATCGCGACCGGATTCAAAGTACCGATTCGCGCCCAGTCGACACAAGTATGAACAAAATGACAGGATGGACCGCGGTCCATCCTGTCATTTTTTCATTGAGATCGAATATATGCGAGAACACGTGTATCAATCGCACGATCCGCTTGTTCGCGCATCTCGAAGTTTTCCGTATGCAGATACGTTCGGAACGCGTCTTCGAAATCACCGCGGTAACCAAGCGATAACAACTTATCCATCAACTCTGACTCTAAGGCGTCATCAATCGGCTTGATTTCTTCCGGCTTACTCGGTTGTAGATAAAGGGTATGCAGTTGATAGATGCGTTCGAGTTCTTCAATCGGACTCGGATGATCGTCAACGCGTAAATCAATATAGCGGTCGTTGAATCCACCGTATCCGCCACCCTCCTTGACGACGAGAAGTGCCGCTGACTGCATTCCGCGTGAGTCCCCACCTGCTGCTTGACCTGCTGCTAACGCACGCAATAAACGTTCTGCAAGCGGACCTTGCGTTGATTCAAAGACACGTGCCATCTCTTTCACCGTATTACCGTCTACAAGAATATTCCCTTGCGCTGCAAAATGTTTCCCGGCAATACCACCTGCCCAGTCATTACATCCTTCTCCCGTGAATGTCGCACTCTTTCCAGTAGCATCGATGATCCCGACCTGACGATCCGCTAGTCCTTCATCTGCTTCCGTCAATCGACGCAGTACTTCGTCTGCTGAAGCCCCTTGTTCGATCATCCGTAATCCTTCAGGACCATACGTCGTATTTGCAAACGATTGTGTCGCTACAGCACCTACTCCCGCCTTCGCAAACGGAACAGCGCTCCCGACGGCTAAAAACTTCGACTGAACGGCAACGCCCCATGCTTGTTCTTTTTCACAATACCCAACGATTGAATATGTCACTTCAGTTCCCCCTTTAGTCATTACCTATTCCGTTCGTGATAACGCTTCCCGATTCCTGCAACTGAAAAACCTTCCGAACATCTGTCCGGAAGGTAGACTTCATTGAATGCCAAGTGTCACGGCAAGTAGTAAGGCGGCACATGCCAAGGCAATCCAGATCGCGAAAAGCTTCCAGACGAAACGAAGCCATTTTTCGTACGGAATGCCTGCGATTGCGAGAAATGCCATCAAATGAGCACTCGTCGGGAAAATCATGTTCGTCAGTCCATCTCCATATTGGAATGCTAAGACAGCCACTTGACGCTCGATTCCCAGTAA
This region of Exiguobacterium acetylicum DSM 20416 genomic DNA includes:
- a CDS encoding glycosyl hydrolase family 28-related protein, which translates into the protein MLKLDHTHDPYQNAALIQEYVETSTNEQAVRQAEQLLHDSPFIAPRRDPNLSRTLRSMISPLFLTNRDKHILPLTPAFVTPRDEIRPSWFGRLNHEFEHLISDVETVDVTDFGAVGDGQTDDTQAFIDALGDGHRQVHVPAGTYIVRGIRLPSYTILTGAGKGKTILKMHDDAPKGRRLVTNQNYLLGNHHLLVEKMTLDWNIKRIGDAKKSSTWGNHSSCLTYAHVTYGWVFDVEAVNPGLHCFDISTPYYNYNGDGARANLSSSFIWFDGLTGSGFGDDGITTHHSDHLFISNCFMHDPSGRAHAEGFSNSNGIEIDDGSRDVWLFNNATSRCFGGLEIKAHATSSAASTVKIVGHLSIDDHRAFNFRHIGHHQATDPTSQTAYNIIATRLIAQTPQYTELYANSKPRALVVSAYRNVVIHDFTVLGDPYYDYQEQPMIGIQYKARNVTISQLKMSGFRQAKTDIQIFGGENGAEDVRLRDIRIEDSAKHGITIGPDITHVKLTNVALKGDGTVGLNAKSEPEMERFIATGFKVPIRAQSTQV
- a CDS encoding HD domain-containing phosphohydrolase; the encoded protein is MSPLQHFERHLLRNYLIGSFVAVFGVGCLFIFETLTFTGIEQLILIGIMAASVSLMFSLEYMLYSRHVASLRRFFKNDIPSLVSFQEAYQTTHRFPILTVKRIMGPHFLGLSVPASLLTALAISQGWLQMPYYLIGLACFGAVLVAILHALIEFFLTYRVTERMLLTLEKYAFEHEFDFPEKTTVVTLKQKMLISTLIIGVFPVMLFVLASAVQLTENESLRSYWSWATLILIVILSVATFCSLLLYENIRKPIVTLQQGIQDVESNRLVSLPNPYSDEFSHLVSGFNLMMEGIKKRDAENEQLLDSLFTLFAATLDARDPYTAGHSVRVAAYSVEIATAANLSNEQIELLRKSALLHDIGKIGIRDDVLLKEGRLTDEEFHAIQQHPVIGVHILSQVQLPKTLQPILPGVKYHHERYDGKGYPEGLIGEDIPLFGRIMAIADAYDAMTSDRPYRKGMPVEKALSILEEGMGTQWDATFTRLFLDLKRSPIEDVS
- a CDS encoding immune inhibitor A domain-containing protein, giving the protein MGKKKKLSLAVLSGITAAAFAVGPVLPGGQVTSVQAAEKVAPGAPMDLNTVDQDRLAKVLEKRGVISKAASAEAKQKAVQKYLDKKANGKPAVDHDHDHESNKEAAFDKKTKDFLTKQKEQLAKQLKKKHDNYKKGNPNGFVKVDKAKQAAYNGATRTDKVLVLLVEYSDFKHNNVVQEPGYMYSDDFNQKHYQDLMFGDQEFELFNGDKVKTFKQYYEEQSGGSYSVDGTVSNWLTVPGTAKDYGADSPVSGNDNLPGAKGPRGLVKDSLNAAVKAGINLADYDKFDQYDMDGDGDLNEPDGLVDHLMIIHAGTGQEAGGGKLGDDAIWSHRWTLGSVYPVADTTASVNYWGGKMAAYDYTVQPEDGAVGVFAHEFGHDLGLPDEYDTQYTGQGEPVASWSIMSGGSWNGNIAGTEPTSFSPQNKEFFQNVMGGNWANIQQIDFDSLTKAGTASYLDQSVTKSKNPGIIKVNLPKKPVKGITPAYGKKYYYSTKGDDLHTSMTSPEFDLTNAKEAKFDFKAFYDVEFDYDYLTVTATADGQSKVIDKIGDQDTDGDQRAESTKGAWVDKSYDLSEFAGKKVTLKFEYVTDGGLALDGFALDNAKLTVDGKVVFEDDAEGTPKFTLDGFVASDGFSYADNAYYLEWRNYAGSDKALEHARGVKYNTGLVVWYGDSSFNDNWVGVHPGEGFLGVVDSHPEAIVGTLNGKPVTTGSTRYQIADAAFSYDKAPAWLIDSPSRGLYDYKGLPGVTKFDDSKSYINQLIPDAGKLLPNNGLKIQVIGEAKDNSAGAVWIHR
- a CDS encoding YhdH/YhfP family quinone oxidoreductase; translated protein: MEHTFSAFVVREVDGSYKGTIETKRVDDLPEGDVLIRVTHSCVNYKDALSMSGNRGVTKSYPHTPGVDAAGYIEQTTDERFQTGQAVVVNGFDFGMNTSGGFQEYIRVPADWVTPLPETIRPLEAMQYGTAGLTAAQSVDELSRIVSKDAGPILVTGATGGVGTITIALLIRLGYTVHAVTGKRAEQERLLKKGVAEVLDRTTFLDETVRPLKKGTYAGVIDTVGGPLLASVIRFVQYSGVVTTCGNVGGAEMTLTVYPFILRGVRLIGIDAVQTPIAYREELWQRLASDWQVDLASEVDVKTLNDLPEIAEALLTSRHRGRTVIEI
- a CDS encoding M4 family metallopeptidase: MKKFLATSLVASVLVVPTVVGAEGLQAGKLTKASSEPAATIVKDFVNKKGDFAVQNVEKDGSSQIVRLQQEVDGVPVFGSVVVGNVAKDGTLKAVVNDAINVKGKPGLAKKATLSEKKAIKLYQKAIKASKFEVAPKAELVIYPVKDDAVYAYKVTSTVLAGKEPSRWTYFIDANSGKVLNKFDQLAHATGTTVLGTSATFNTTLSAGKYYLQDTTRGKGVYTYDAKNRTSLPGTLWADADNVFNATYDRAAVSAHVNAAKTYDFYKNTYGRNSYDNAGARLNSTVHYSTNYNNAFWDGTKMVYGDGDGTTFVALSGALDVVAHELTHAVTEYTAGLVYQNESGAINEAVSDIMGTVAEYTVGSNFDWLVGEDIYTPGVSGDALRSMSNPAAYGDPDHYSKRYTGTQDNGGVHINSGIINKAAYLLGNGGTFYNVSVTGIGVPKLGAIYYRALNVYLTPNSNFSSLRAAVVQSAKDLYGSTSAEATAAAKSFDAVGVY
- a CDS encoding DUF1028 domain-containing protein codes for the protein MTYSIVGYCEKEQAWGVAVQSKFLAVGSAVPFAKAGVGAVATQSFANTTYGPEGLRMIEQGASADEVLRRLTEADEGLADRQVGIIDATGKSATFTGEGCNDWAGGIAGKHFAAQGNILVDGNTVKEMARVFESTQGPLAERLLRALAAGQAAGGDSRGMQSAALLVVKEGGGYGGFNDRYIDLRVDDHPSPIEELERIYQLHTLYLQPSKPEEIKPIDDALESELMDKLLSLGYRGDFEDAFRTYLHTENFEMREQADRAIDTRVLAYIRSQ
- a CDS encoding GyrI-like domain-containing protein; amino-acid sequence: MHPKIVERHEFYFVGLGLTCEENELHTLMPELWREFSRRSHEIPAKPDSYPLDISLERNGTKYSQCVGYPVASLDGIPKGMKGHRIPAARYVFWKHEGPDIEIWKSFEKIQRFASKQGIELDPHDFKIDETRDDVHHLYQRIR